The Anas platyrhynchos isolate ZD024472 breed Pekin duck chromosome 3, IASCAAS_PekinDuck_T2T, whole genome shotgun sequence genome includes a window with the following:
- the DYNLT2 gene encoding dynein light chain Tctex-type protein 2 isoform X6 — protein sequence MMKGKRKQTVFESLAPLEEEYFSESTKTKRLPFRPSRAKIKYANTYRLDPYHKFQDYLVRDKAQAILTKKLQQGKYDAVSSPSLCASISEEILTATKKMGFDRYKYVVSVLIVEKAGQAIHVASRWVWDVQRDSWVSAKYETETFIALALVMACYYE from the exons ATGAAAGGAAAACGGAAGCAAACTGTTTTTGAATCTTTAGCTCCCCTGGAAGAAGAATATTTCAGCGAATCAACAAAAACTAAGCGACTGCCATTCAGACCTAGTAGGGCAAAGATAAAATATGCTAATACATACAGACTAGACCCATATCATAAATTTCAGGATTATTTAGTGAGAGACAAAGCTCAAGCAATACTAACG AAGAAACTTCAACAAGGCAAATACGATGCAGTTTCTAGTCCCTCCTTGTGTGCTTCAATCTCTGAAGAGATATTAACAGCTACGAAGAAAATGGGCTTTGACCGTTATAAGTATGTGGTATCAGTGCTAATTGTGGAAAAGGCAGGTCAAGCAATACAT gTTGCCAGCAGATGGGTCTGGGATGTTCAAAGAGACAGTTGGGTCTCAGCTAAATATGAAACGGAAACTTTTATAGCACTGGCTTTGGTAATGGCTTGCTATTATGAGTAA
- the DYNLT2 gene encoding dynein light chain Tctex-type protein 2 isoform X5, with amino-acid sequence MCDTMKGKRKQTVFESLAPLEEEYFSESTKTKRLPFRPSRAKIKYANTYRLDPYHKFQDYLVRDKAQAILTKKLQQGKYDAVSSPSLCASISEEILTATKKMGFDRYKYVVSVLIVEKAGQAIHVASRWVWDVQRDSWVSAKYETETFIALALVMACYYE; translated from the exons ATGAAAGGAAAACGGAAGCAAACTGTTTTTGAATCTTTAGCTCCCCTGGAAGAAGAATATTTCAGCGAATCAACAAAAACTAAGCGACTGCCATTCAGACCTAGTAGGGCAAAGATAAAATATGCTAATACATACAGACTAGACCCATATCATAAATTTCAGGATTATTTAGTGAGAGACAAAGCTCAAGCAATACTAACG AAGAAACTTCAACAAGGCAAATACGATGCAGTTTCTAGTCCCTCCTTGTGTGCTTCAATCTCTGAAGAGATATTAACAGCTACGAAGAAAATGGGCTTTGACCGTTATAAGTATGTGGTATCAGTGCTAATTGTGGAAAAGGCAGGTCAAGCAATACAT gTTGCCAGCAGATGGGTCTGGGATGTTCAAAGAGACAGTTGGGTCTCAGCTAAATATGAAACGGAAACTTTTATAGCACTGGCTTTGGTAATGGCTTGCTATTATGAGTAA
- the DYNLT2 gene encoding dynein light chain Tctex-type protein 2 isoform X7 — MKGKRKQTVFESLAPLEEEYFSESTKTKRLPFRPSRAKIKYANTYRLDPYHKFQDYLVRDKAQAILTKKLQQGKYDAVSSPSLCASISEEILTATKKMGFDRYKYVVSVLIVEKAGQAIHVASRWVWDVQRDSWVSAKYETETFIALALVMACYYE, encoded by the exons ATGAAAGGAAAACGGAAGCAAACTGTTTTTGAATCTTTAGCTCCCCTGGAAGAAGAATATTTCAGCGAATCAACAAAAACTAAGCGACTGCCATTCAGACCTAGTAGGGCAAAGATAAAATATGCTAATACATACAGACTAGACCCATATCATAAATTTCAGGATTATTTAGTGAGAGACAAAGCTCAAGCAATACTAACG AAGAAACTTCAACAAGGCAAATACGATGCAGTTTCTAGTCCCTCCTTGTGTGCTTCAATCTCTGAAGAGATATTAACAGCTACGAAGAAAATGGGCTTTGACCGTTATAAGTATGTGGTATCAGTGCTAATTGTGGAAAAGGCAGGTCAAGCAATACAT gTTGCCAGCAGATGGGTCTGGGATGTTCAAAGAGACAGTTGGGTCTCAGCTAAATATGAAACGGAAACTTTTATAGCACTGGCTTTGGTAATGGCTTGCTATTATGAGTAA